The proteins below come from a single Pseudomonas sp. MYb118 genomic window:
- a CDS encoding FecR domain-containing protein, protein MTISASAFPRESSLSPKMCEEAMEWWLEMQEANFDSPAQAAFMAWRSEHPLHELAWEKALALGEQLDSLRTRGDPNLARRALLLPSDEGLSRRRAIKGLALLLVAGTGAWVGRDSEMVSRITADYTTGVGEQKRVALASGLSLELNTRSAIKARMADQRWHLRLLSGEVLIDTALNPAPLINTAQVRVQASSARFTMRQFDNGSTQLAVYRGSLEVIPTQASNRTALQAGQLARFGPLGMLDQRAVQASAPAWTEGMIVANGQPLQAFLDELGRYRHGHLGCDAALANLQVWGTYPLADSDRIINAVAQTLNLDVQRFTRLWVNLRPASANV, encoded by the coding sequence ATGACGATCAGCGCAAGCGCCTTTCCCCGCGAATCATCGCTGTCGCCGAAAATGTGCGAGGAGGCGATGGAGTGGTGGCTCGAGATGCAGGAGGCCAATTTCGATTCGCCGGCGCAGGCCGCCTTTATGGCATGGCGCAGTGAACACCCTCTGCATGAGCTGGCCTGGGAAAAAGCCTTGGCCCTGGGCGAGCAGCTCGATTCATTGCGCACCCGAGGTGATCCGAACCTCGCCCGCCGGGCCCTGTTGCTCCCTTCCGATGAAGGGCTGAGCAGGCGTCGAGCAATCAAGGGCCTGGCCTTGCTGCTGGTGGCAGGCACCGGCGCCTGGGTGGGGCGAGACAGCGAAATGGTGTCGCGGATCACGGCCGACTACACCACGGGTGTGGGCGAGCAGAAACGCGTTGCGCTGGCCTCGGGCCTGTCGCTCGAACTCAATACCCGCAGTGCGATAAAGGCTCGTATGGCGGACCAGCGCTGGCACCTGCGATTACTCAGCGGCGAGGTCTTGATCGACACGGCCTTGAACCCGGCTCCATTGATCAATACCGCGCAGGTTCGGGTGCAGGCGTCTTCGGCGCGTTTCACGATGCGGCAGTTTGACAATGGCTCAACCCAGTTGGCGGTCTATCGTGGCTCGCTTGAAGTCATCCCGACTCAAGCCAGTAACCGGACCGCCCTGCAAGCCGGACAACTGGCTCGTTTCGGACCGCTGGGGATGCTCGATCAGCGTGCGGTGCAAGCCTCCGCGCCGGCCTGGACCGAAGGCATGATCGTCGCCAACGGCCAACCGCTGCAGGCTTTCCTCGATGAACTTGGCCGCTATCGTCACGGACATCTTGGCTGCGATGCGGCATTGGCCAACCTGCAAGTGTGGGGCACTTACCCGCTGGCAGACAGTGATCGAATCATCAATGCCGTCGCCCAGACACTGAACCTGGATGTCCAGCGTTTCACTCGCCTGTGGGTCAACTTGCGCCCCGCGTCAGCCAACGTTTGA
- a CDS encoding sigma-70 family RNA polymerase sigma factor, with protein MASVDTAQLTALYEQQHRWLRSWLYRQLSCSHRAADLMQDTFMRLLVSNEAIEVRQPRPFLAKVARSVLSNHYRRARLEKAYLDALQTEDQSVLPDLATQLIIFETLVRLDEALCELDVAVKKAFLWSQLDGLSHGDIAERLGISIATVKRHIIKAGARCMLVTESLQ; from the coding sequence ATGGCATCCGTCGATACCGCTCAGCTCACTGCTCTTTATGAACAGCAACACCGCTGGTTACGTAGCTGGCTGTATCGGCAATTGAGCTGCTCACACCGCGCTGCTGATTTGATGCAGGACACCTTCATGCGCTTGCTGGTCAGTAACGAGGCGATTGAAGTCCGCCAGCCTCGGCCTTTTCTGGCCAAGGTGGCGCGCAGCGTCCTGTCCAACCACTATCGCCGCGCACGCCTGGAAAAAGCCTATCTGGATGCACTCCAGACGGAAGACCAAAGCGTGCTGCCGGATCTGGCCACTCAGCTGATTATTTTCGAGACGCTGGTTCGGCTCGACGAAGCGCTATGCGAGCTGGATGTCGCCGTCAAAAAGGCATTCCTGTGGTCGCAACTGGATGGGCTCAGCCATGGCGACATTGCCGAGCGGCTGGGTATTTCAATCGCTACCGTCAAACGCCATATCATCAAGGCGGGTGCGCGATGCATGTTGGTGACGGAATCGCTGCAATGA
- a CDS encoding GNAT family N-acetyltransferase produces the protein MPPMDIQQVTHLPPQISTLEKEAVAEGFKFLTRLTSEWHSGSNRFDAPGECLISAYQDQHLVGIGGLSVDPFTHVRTGRLRRVYVSPASRGQQVGRRLVSALLAHAALHFESVRLYTDTAEGSTFYLRCGFTLTEDAHATHIAQLKNLQLC, from the coding sequence TTGCCCCCAATGGACATTCAACAAGTCACGCACCTCCCGCCACAAATTTCTACCCTTGAGAAAGAGGCTGTCGCAGAAGGTTTCAAGTTTCTCACCCGACTGACTTCGGAATGGCATTCAGGCAGCAATCGCTTCGATGCACCAGGCGAATGTCTGATATCTGCGTACCAGGACCAGCACCTAGTGGGTATCGGAGGTCTGTCTGTCGATCCCTTCACGCATGTTCGTACGGGAAGGCTGAGACGGGTTTATGTCTCACCTGCTTCGCGGGGACAACAGGTTGGCAGGAGACTCGTTAGCGCCTTGCTTGCCCACGCCGCCTTGCACTTTGAAAGTGTGCGTCTTTACACCGACACCGCTGAAGGGAGCACTTTTTACCTGCGCTGCGGCTTCACCTTGACTGAAGACGCTCATGCGACGCACATCGCGCAGCTCAAAAACCTCCAGCTCTGTTAA